One window from the genome of Verrucomicrobiia bacterium encodes:
- the rpsS gene encoding 30S ribosomal protein S19, producing MGRSIKKGPFVDLPLLEKVRKMNATGSKKPIKTWSRRSMITPDFVGHTVQVHNGRVFNAVFITENMVGHRLGEFSLTRTFKKHGAHTAKAEAK from the coding sequence ATGGGACGCTCCATCAAGAAGGGTCCGTTTGTGGACCTCCCGCTCCTCGAGAAGGTGCGGAAAATGAACGCCACCGGCTCCAAAAAGCCGATCAAGACGTGGTCGAGGCGGTCGATGATCACGCCCGATTTCGTCGGGCACACCGTTCAGGTTCACAACGGCCGCGTGTTCAACGCGGTGTTCATCACGGAGAACATGGTGGGGCACCGGCTCGGGGAGTTCTCCCTCACCCGGACCTTCAAGAAACACGGCGCACACACCGCCAAGGCCGAGGCCAAGTAG
- the rpsG gene encoding 30S ribosomal protein S7 gives MSRRRRAEKRPLLADPKYNSPLVTRLVNTVMVMGKKSVAQRLVYGAFDRIIEKNPSSNPLEILQRAVDNAKPRLEVKARRVGGATYQVPLEVATERQQSLAVRWLVRFADARKGISMQDALASEILDAYQGQGSAIRKRDEVHKMAQANKAFAHFRW, from the coding sequence ATGTCCCGTCGTCGTCGAGCCGAGAAAAGACCGCTGTTGGCAGATCCGAAGTACAACAGCCCCCTGGTTACGCGCCTGGTGAACACCGTCATGGTGATGGGCAAGAAAAGCGTGGCGCAGCGCCTGGTGTACGGGGCGTTCGATCGGATCATCGAAAAGAATCCCAGTTCGAATCCGCTCGAAATCCTGCAACGGGCGGTGGACAACGCCAAGCCGCGGCTGGAGGTGAAGGCGCGGCGAGTGGGCGGGGCGACCTATCAGGTGCCGCTGGAGGTGGCGACCGAGCGGCAGCAGTCGCTGGCGGTCCGCTGGCTGGTGCGGTTCGCCGATGCCCGCAAGGGAATCTCCATGCAGGACGCCCTGGCGAGTGAGATCCTGGATGCCTATCAGGGCCAGGGAAGCGCCATTCGCAAACGGGACGAGGTCCACAAGATGGCGCAGGCCAACAAGGCCTTTGCCCACTTCCGCTGGTAG
- a CDS encoding MFS transporter: MRKPSILVIFLIVFVDLIGFGMVLPLLPKYVQDFGAPGWMLGSIVASYSLMQFLLAPAWGRLSDRIGRRPVLLVSTAGFVVSYALFAIGSGLSHGPTALWVILASRILSGVCGANITVAQAYIADMSAPEDRSRRMGLIGMAFGLGFIGGPVVGVAALLWLGLPGPGWVASGICLFNLVLAWFILGESRRPEAASEPRVGGRVAQWREVLARPRIGLLVGVYFLSTFAFTCFETTLGLLVARNFGFAPRGTDAVIAISFLFAFCGLIGAVVQGGLIGRLVRLLGEPRLIALSLVLMAVSLLPLPFLGGHPDVSLTALWQDPGTSRWQFVVALFSVGGPSWFLLLAVLALLSVGSGLTRPPLFGLLSSLTSPGEQGFTLGVAQSAGSLARIAGPVFASTLYDWHPAVPYTACAVLALIGCLWTWIGLKAGRPYVRAPLERAANPATGT, encoded by the coding sequence ATGCGCAAGCCCTCCATCCTGGTCATTTTTCTGATCGTCTTCGTGGACCTCATCGGGTTCGGGATGGTGCTTCCCCTGCTGCCGAAGTACGTGCAGGACTTCGGGGCGCCCGGCTGGATGCTGGGCAGCATCGTGGCGTCGTATTCGCTCATGCAGTTCCTTCTCGCCCCGGCCTGGGGCCGTCTGTCCGACCGCATCGGCCGGCGCCCCGTCCTCCTCGTCAGCACCGCCGGGTTCGTGGTCTCCTACGCGCTCTTTGCCATTGGCTCAGGCCTCTCCCACGGTCCCACGGCGCTCTGGGTGATCCTCGCCTCCCGAATCCTGTCCGGTGTCTGCGGGGCCAACATCACGGTGGCCCAGGCCTACATCGCCGACATGTCGGCCCCGGAGGATCGATCCCGGCGCATGGGGCTGATCGGGATGGCCTTTGGTCTCGGCTTCATCGGCGGTCCGGTGGTCGGCGTGGCCGCCCTGTTGTGGCTGGGATTGCCGGGTCCCGGCTGGGTGGCGTCCGGCATCTGCCTGTTCAACCTGGTTCTGGCGTGGTTCATCCTGGGCGAAAGCCGGAGGCCGGAGGCCGCATCGGAGCCCCGCGTCGGCGGCCGTGTTGCCCAATGGCGGGAAGTCCTGGCACGCCCCCGCATCGGCTTGCTGGTGGGGGTCTATTTCCTCTCGACCTTTGCCTTCACCTGCTTTGAAACCACGCTCGGCCTGTTGGTCGCCCGCAATTTCGGGTTTGCCCCGCGCGGCACGGACGCCGTGATCGCCATCTCGTTCCTCTTCGCCTTCTGCGGCCTCATCGGAGCCGTCGTGCAGGGAGGCCTCATCGGGCGCCTGGTCCGCCTCCTGGGAGAACCGCGCCTGATCGCCTTGAGCCTCGTTCTGATGGCCGTCAGCCTCCTCCCGCTCCCCTTCCTCGGCGGACACCCCGATGTCTCCCTCACCGCCCTCTGGCAGGACCCCGGGACTTCGCGCTGGCAATTCGTGGTCGCCCTGTTCTCCGTCGGCGGCCCCTCGTGGTTCCTGCTCCTGGCGGTTCTGGCGCTCCTCAGCGTCGGATCCGGGCTCACGCGCCCACCCCTCTTCGGCTTGCTCTCTTCGCTGACTTCGCCCGGAGAACAGGGCTTCACCCTCGGTGTCGCCCAAAGCGCCGGGTCCCTCGCCCGCATCGCCGGCCCCGTGTTCGCCAGCACGCTCTACGACTGGCACCCGGCCGTTCCCTATACCGCCTGCGCCGTGCTCGCCCTCATCGGCTGCCTCTGGACGTGGATCGGCCTGAAGGCCGGCCGCCCCTACGTCCGCGCCCCGCTCGAACGCGCTGCCAATCCCGCCACCGGAACCTGA
- a CDS encoding complex I NDUFA9 subunit family protein, with protein MEVALSGGTGFVGRAMATELAAHGHQARLLVRDGRPLPHALSSLSPAPVLHEVDWDRTESLAEALTGAEAVIHLVGIIAECGRQTFERIHTELTGRLLEAALAAKVPRLIHMSALGTRPGAPARYHQTKWAAEQRVRDNPLPWTIFRPSLIYGPGDAVTRLFAKLSRWSPCLPVMGPGTAMLQPIRVENVARAFVRSLSTPESEGRTYELCGHDRLDFKAFLRAILEACGRRRLLLPIPLPIARLQAALFERVFPAVLHQPPPLSRDQLLMLQEDNVGDPAPADRTFQLVHLPFREDLRTYLRPAP; from the coding sequence ATGGAAGTCGCCCTCAGCGGTGGAACCGGCTTCGTCGGTCGCGCCATGGCGACGGAACTGGCTGCCCACGGTCACCAGGCCCGCCTCCTCGTCCGCGACGGTCGCCCGCTCCCTCACGCCCTCTCGTCCCTCTCCCCCGCCCCCGTCCTGCATGAAGTGGACTGGGATCGGACGGAGTCCCTCGCCGAAGCCCTGACAGGAGCGGAGGCGGTGATCCATCTCGTGGGAATCATTGCCGAATGCGGAAGGCAGACCTTTGAGCGAATCCACACCGAACTCACCGGGCGCCTGCTGGAGGCCGCCCTCGCCGCAAAGGTACCGCGCCTGATCCACATGAGCGCCCTCGGAACCCGGCCCGGCGCCCCGGCCCGATACCACCAAACCAAGTGGGCCGCGGAACAGCGCGTTCGCGACAACCCTCTGCCCTGGACCATCTTTCGACCGTCCCTCATCTATGGGCCCGGCGATGCCGTCACCCGCCTCTTCGCGAAACTCTCCCGGTGGTCCCCCTGTCTGCCCGTCATGGGTCCGGGCACGGCGATGCTCCAACCGATTCGCGTGGAAAATGTGGCCAGGGCCTTCGTCCGCTCGCTGTCCACACCTGAATCCGAGGGGCGAACCTATGAACTCTGCGGGCACGACCGGCTCGACTTCAAGGCCTTCCTGCGCGCGATCCTGGAGGCGTGCGGACGTCGCCGCCTGCTGCTTCCCATTCCCCTGCCCATCGCCCGCCTGCAGGCAGCCCTTTTCGAGCGCGTCTTTCCCGCCGTTCTCCACCAACCGCCGCCCCTGAGCCGCGACCAGCTCCTGATGCTGCAAGAGGACAATGTCGGCGACCCGGCTCCTGCGGACCGGACTTTCCAATTGGTTCACCTCCCCTTCAGGGAGGACCTTCGCACCTACCTCCGCCCCGCGCCCTGA
- the rpsJ gene encoding 30S ribosomal protein S10, whose amino-acid sequence MSGQRIRIRLKAFDHRIVDQSVADIVDTVKRSGARVAGPIPLPTKIERYTVGRSPHVDKKSQETFEMRTHKRLLDIIGPTAKTVDELKKLNLPAGVDITIKI is encoded by the coding sequence ATGTCTGGACAACGTATTCGAATCCGTCTCAAGGCCTTCGATCATCGCATCGTCGATCAGTCCGTCGCGGACATCGTCGATACGGTGAAGCGGTCGGGCGCCCGGGTGGCAGGCCCCATTCCGTTGCCGACCAAAATCGAGCGTTACACGGTGGGGCGCTCGCCCCACGTGGACAAGAAGTCTCAGGAAACCTTCGAGATGCGGACGCACAAGCGTCTCCTCGATATCATCGGGCCGACCGCCAAAACGGTGGATGAACTCAAGAAGCTCAACCTCCCGGCCGGGGTGGACATCACCATCAAGATCTAG
- a CDS encoding endonuclease/exonuclease/phosphatase family protein — MSDCVPPALPRLQPRLRWLLFAAAALLATGCVRTASRPSAAHPPLRILTWNIHHGEGLDGRVDLDRIARLIADTEPDLVALQEVDRGVVRTQGRNLPAELAALTGLTAVFQHNIHFQGGEYGNATLTRWPVLSSTNHHFLMLRPGEQRGLLEVVVDIRGHPLAFWNTHIDHRPDDLERWSNVGEIRDRLAASPVPVILAGDFNDLPGSRVHQALDTFLLDVWDQVGFGPGATFPHTRIPKRIDYIWLDRRFPLYPVSARVLDSDASDHLPLLAEVTGFPPPSLMEPGKAASGRTR, encoded by the coding sequence ATGTCCGACTGCGTCCCGCCCGCCCTCCCACGGCTCCAGCCACGCCTCCGGTGGCTTCTGTTCGCCGCCGCCGCCCTGCTCGCCACCGGTTGCGTCCGGACAGCCTCCCGCCCCTCCGCCGCCCACCCGCCCCTCCGGATCCTGACCTGGAACATCCATCACGGCGAAGGCCTCGATGGCCGCGTGGACCTCGATCGCATCGCCCGACTCATCGCCGATACCGAACCCGACCTCGTGGCGCTGCAGGAGGTGGACCGCGGTGTCGTCCGCACCCAGGGCCGGAACCTGCCGGCCGAACTGGCGGCCCTGACCGGACTGACCGCGGTCTTCCAGCACAACATCCATTTCCAGGGAGGCGAATACGGCAATGCCACCCTCACCCGCTGGCCCGTTCTCTCCTCCACCAACCATCATTTCCTCATGCTCCGGCCTGGTGAACAACGTGGGCTCCTCGAAGTGGTCGTGGACATCCGTGGCCATCCCCTGGCGTTTTGGAACACCCACATCGACCATCGCCCCGATGACCTCGAACGCTGGTCCAATGTCGGGGAAATCCGCGATCGCCTCGCCGCCTCCCCCGTTCCCGTGATCCTCGCCGGCGATTTCAATGACCTCCCGGGCAGTCGCGTCCATCAGGCCCTGGACACTTTTCTCCTCGATGTCTGGGACCAGGTGGGTTTCGGCCCGGGCGCCACCTTTCCCCACACCCGAATCCCCAAGCGCATTGACTACATCTGGCTCGACCGCCGTTTCCCCCTGTATCCCGTCTCCGCCCGCGTCCTCGATTCCGACGCGTCCGACCACCTGCCCCTCCTGGCTGAGGTGACCGGCTTCCCCCCGCCGTCCCTCATGGAGCCGGGGAAGGCGGCCTCCGGGCGGACTCGTTGA
- the rplW gene encoding 50S ribosomal protein L23 gives MSVYDVVKTVRLTEKATAQSARANQYTVVASRAASKIQIRQAVEVLFGVKVVRVNTLNVRGKLRRQRTASAGRDPHWKKAIVTLKEGDKIQLT, from the coding sequence ATGAGCGTTTACGATGTGGTGAAGACGGTGCGCCTGACGGAAAAGGCGACGGCTCAATCGGCCAGGGCGAACCAGTACACGGTGGTGGCCAGCCGGGCGGCCAGCAAGATCCAGATTCGGCAGGCCGTGGAGGTGCTCTTCGGCGTGAAGGTGGTGCGGGTCAACACGCTGAATGTGCGCGGCAAACTGCGGCGCCAGCGGACTGCCTCGGCGGGACGCGACCCGCATTGGAAGAAGGCCATCGTGACCCTCAAGGAGGGTGACAAGATTCAACTGACGTAA
- the rplD gene encoding 50S ribosomal protein L4, with the protein MNIQISDLQGNPVAERPVAFEVIQNARGTQAVKDAVVAHMAARRQGTRSTKTVGEVAGTNKKPWRQKGTGRARAGSTQSPLWPGGGVVFGPRPRDFSVKINARVKRLALRKAVSERLKAGDIVVVKDLTVASHRTKDFLKAVSPLGLLGGSLLIVADSDRNLLLGSGNVPKVRVTTGREVSTYDVLWPDKLLFTEQAFQALEGRLARKEAA; encoded by the coding sequence GTGAACATTCAGATCTCAGACTTACAGGGAAATCCGGTCGCCGAGCGCCCGGTGGCGTTCGAGGTGATTCAGAACGCCCGCGGGACCCAGGCGGTCAAGGATGCCGTGGTCGCCCACATGGCGGCGCGCCGCCAGGGCACCCGTTCCACAAAGACCGTCGGCGAGGTGGCCGGGACCAACAAGAAGCCGTGGCGGCAGAAGGGCACCGGACGGGCGCGGGCCGGATCCACGCAATCGCCGCTGTGGCCGGGTGGCGGCGTCGTTTTCGGTCCCCGTCCGCGTGATTTCTCGGTCAAAATCAACGCCAGGGTCAAGCGACTGGCCCTTCGCAAGGCGGTCAGCGAACGGCTTAAAGCTGGAGACATTGTGGTGGTGAAGGATCTGACGGTTGCCAGTCACCGTACGAAGGATTTCCTGAAGGCGGTTTCGCCTCTGGGCCTGTTGGGGGGATCGCTGCTGATTGTCGCCGATTCCGACCGCAACCTGCTGTTGGGCAGTGGGAACGTTCCCAAGGTTCGGGTGACGACGGGGCGTGAGGTAAGCACCTACGATGTGCTTTGGCCCGACAAGCTGCTGTTCACGGAGCAGGCCTTTCAGGCGTTGGAGGGCCGGCTGGCACGGAAGGAGGCGGCATGA
- a CDS encoding VCBS repeat-containing protein: MAMALAFAASAGAMGMPNFRAVTIDSDIAIGYGVAIADVDGDGRPDIVLADKHAVAWYRNPDWTKFIIAEGLTELDNVAVAALDIDGDGKAEIAVGAGWNPGDTITSGALFYLVAPTDRTQRWEPIRLAHEPTVHRLRWARNERGGHSLLSLPLHGRGNKIWQGNWEGDGVRFLAYHPPVDPKAPWTTSLIQNSWHVTHNFDVVRPSRGTADELLVAAREGVFRLTPSGGTWRVDPIATNGPGMAEFIGAGEVRAGRVGGRLTFVATIEPMHGNQLVVYTAPKVDEASPLWRRNVIDGMLVDGHALACGDLLGHGRDQIVAGWRAMNRPGSPVGIRLYAAVDDTCERWVPYVIDDNEMACEDLRLGDLDGDGDLDIVAAGRSSRNLKIYFNESARRPPSPAP, translated from the coding sequence ATGGCGATGGCGCTGGCGTTCGCGGCATCGGCGGGGGCCATGGGGATGCCCAATTTCCGGGCGGTGACCATCGATTCGGACATTGCCATCGGGTACGGGGTGGCGATTGCGGATGTGGATGGGGACGGCCGGCCGGACATTGTCCTGGCGGACAAACATGCGGTGGCGTGGTACCGGAATCCGGACTGGACGAAGTTCATCATCGCGGAGGGGTTGACCGAGCTGGACAACGTGGCGGTGGCGGCGTTGGACATCGACGGGGATGGCAAGGCAGAGATTGCGGTGGGGGCGGGCTGGAATCCCGGGGACACGATTACGAGCGGGGCGTTGTTTTACCTGGTGGCGCCGACGGACCGGACGCAGCGGTGGGAACCGATCCGGCTGGCGCATGAGCCGACGGTGCACCGATTGCGATGGGCTCGGAACGAGCGGGGCGGGCACAGCCTGCTTTCGCTCCCGCTGCACGGGCGTGGAAACAAGATCTGGCAGGGGAATTGGGAGGGGGATGGAGTGCGGTTCCTGGCGTACCACCCTCCGGTCGATCCGAAGGCGCCGTGGACGACGTCGCTGATCCAGAACTCGTGGCATGTGACGCACAATTTCGATGTGGTACGGCCGTCGCGGGGGACGGCCGATGAGTTGCTGGTGGCGGCCCGGGAGGGGGTGTTCCGCCTGACTCCGAGCGGGGGGACCTGGCGGGTGGATCCGATCGCCACGAACGGGCCGGGGATGGCGGAGTTCATCGGGGCGGGGGAGGTGAGGGCGGGCCGGGTGGGTGGGCGGCTGACCTTTGTGGCCACCATCGAGCCCATGCATGGAAACCAGCTGGTGGTGTACACGGCTCCGAAGGTTGATGAGGCCTCACCCTTGTGGCGGCGAAATGTGATCGACGGGATGCTGGTGGACGGGCATGCGCTGGCGTGCGGGGATCTGCTGGGGCACGGCCGGGACCAGATTGTGGCCGGATGGCGGGCGATGAACCGGCCCGGGTCGCCGGTGGGGATCCGGTTGTACGCCGCGGTGGACGACACCTGCGAGCGCTGGGTGCCCTACGTCATCGATGACAACGAGATGGCGTGTGAGGATCTGCGGTTGGGGGATCTGGACGGCGACGGCGATCTGGACATCGTGGCGGCCGGCCGGTCTTCCCGAAACCTGAAGATCTACTTCAACGAGTCCGCCCGGAGGCCGCCTTCCCCGGCTCCATGA
- the rpsL gene encoding 30S ribosomal protein S12 produces MPTINQLVRQGRQKLNYKSKAPALQGAPFRRGVCLQVMTRTPKKPNSAMRKVAKVRLTNGHEVIAYIPDEGHNLQEHSIVLVRGGRVKDLPGVRYHIVRGTLDCQGVEKRRVSRSKYGVKRPKAAKGAAAKGAK; encoded by the coding sequence ATGCCGACCATTAACCAACTCGTCCGCCAAGGACGCCAAAAGCTGAATTACAAGTCGAAGGCTCCCGCCCTTCAGGGTGCGCCGTTCCGACGAGGCGTGTGTCTGCAGGTGATGACGCGCACCCCCAAGAAGCCGAATTCGGCGATGCGCAAGGTCGCCAAGGTTCGGTTGACCAACGGGCATGAGGTCATCGCGTACATTCCGGATGAGGGGCACAACCTTCAGGAGCATTCGATCGTCCTGGTGCGGGGTGGCCGGGTGAAGGATCTCCCCGGGGTGAGGTACCACATTGTGCGCGGGACGCTGGACTGCCAGGGCGTGGAAAAGCGCCGGGTCAGCCGTTCGAAGTATGGGGTGAAACGACCCAAGGCGGCCAAGGGAGCCGCGGCCAAGGGGGCCAAGTAA
- the fusA gene encoding elongation factor G: MTAEVKDSKVLNSPDRQYSLERTRNIGIAAHIDAGKTTTTERILFYTGLIHKMGDVDDGNTVTDWMEQERERGITITSAATTCYWSQKTDGCIKLYPEVAHRVNIIDTPGHVDFTAEVERSMRVLDGAVAVFCGVAGVQPQSETVWRQATKYQVPRIAFVNKMDRIGANFENALSDMRKKLGAYAFPVVLPIGKEDALKGVIDVISGKAIVYDETDEAGLRYSVSEVPDADRERTRQAYEELVNGVGDKDEEVAEYILEEKPVPAEVLKRAIRRLTCKLEMVPVLCGSAFKRKGVQPLVDAVIDYLPSPLDITPMQGELPGEEEEKVTVSPDDNGKFCSLAFKLWTDPFVGKLVFFRVYRGRLSKGDTIYNPRTRKRERVSRVMMIQADKRLDVDAVYSGDIAALVGLKNITTGDTLCDENEEVLLEPPTFPEPVISMAVEPKSKSDRDKMSAGLQRLAEEDPTFRCFTNEETGQLIIAGMGELHLEIIRDRLLREFKVEASAGAPQIAYRETITGSAEGEGKFIRQSGGRGQYGHAVIQISPNPRGKGVEIENKIVGGVIPKEYIPAVIDGVEEAIKGGVVAGYPMVDVKVAITFGSFHEVDSSELAFKMAGIFAMKEAVRKANGIILEPIMKVEVTTPDEYQGDILGDLNRRRGKIAAIENKSDATILRADVPLAEMFGYATAVRSLSKGRAAYSMEPSHFEPVPASIAATILESAKGKPAARS, translated from the coding sequence ATGACCGCGGAAGTGAAAGATTCGAAGGTGCTCAATTCCCCCGACCGGCAATACTCGCTGGAGCGGACGCGGAATATCGGCATCGCGGCGCACATTGACGCCGGCAAGACGACCACCACGGAGCGCATCCTCTTCTACACAGGTCTCATCCACAAGATGGGCGATGTCGATGACGGCAACACCGTGACGGATTGGATGGAGCAGGAGCGGGAGCGGGGCATCACCATCACCTCCGCCGCCACCACCTGTTACTGGAGCCAGAAGACCGACGGATGCATCAAGCTGTACCCCGAGGTGGCGCACCGGGTGAACATCATCGACACCCCGGGCCACGTTGACTTCACAGCCGAAGTCGAGCGGTCGATGCGGGTCCTCGATGGGGCGGTGGCGGTATTCTGCGGCGTGGCCGGCGTGCAGCCTCAGTCGGAGACCGTGTGGCGGCAGGCGACCAAGTACCAGGTACCGAGGATCGCCTTCGTCAACAAGATGGACCGCATCGGGGCGAACTTTGAGAATGCGCTGTCCGACATGCGCAAGAAGCTGGGGGCCTACGCCTTTCCGGTGGTGTTGCCGATCGGCAAGGAGGACGCGCTCAAGGGAGTCATCGACGTGATCAGCGGCAAGGCGATCGTGTACGATGAGACCGACGAGGCGGGGCTCCGATATTCGGTTTCGGAGGTGCCCGATGCGGATCGCGAGCGGACCCGTCAGGCCTACGAGGAACTGGTCAACGGAGTCGGTGACAAGGACGAGGAGGTGGCCGAGTACATCCTCGAAGAAAAGCCGGTGCCGGCCGAGGTGCTGAAGCGTGCGATCCGGCGGTTGACCTGCAAGCTCGAGATGGTGCCCGTCCTCTGCGGTTCCGCCTTCAAGCGCAAGGGCGTTCAACCTCTGGTGGATGCGGTCATCGACTACCTGCCCTCCCCGCTGGACATCACACCCATGCAGGGTGAGTTGCCGGGCGAGGAGGAGGAGAAGGTCACGGTGTCGCCAGACGACAACGGAAAGTTTTGTTCGCTGGCCTTCAAGCTCTGGACGGATCCCTTCGTGGGCAAGCTGGTCTTCTTCCGGGTGTACCGGGGGCGACTGAGCAAGGGAGACACCATCTACAATCCGCGGACGCGGAAAAGGGAGAGGGTGTCACGGGTGATGATGATCCAGGCCGACAAACGGCTGGATGTCGATGCCGTGTACTCCGGAGACATCGCGGCGCTGGTCGGATTGAAGAACATCACCACGGGCGACACGCTGTGCGACGAGAACGAGGAAGTGCTTCTCGAACCGCCGACCTTCCCCGAGCCGGTGATTTCCATGGCCGTGGAGCCGAAGAGCAAGTCCGACCGCGACAAGATGTCGGCGGGATTGCAGCGCCTGGCGGAGGAGGATCCGACCTTCCGGTGCTTTACGAACGAAGAGACGGGGCAGCTCATCATCGCCGGGATGGGTGAGTTGCATCTTGAGATCATACGCGACCGGCTCCTCAGGGAGTTCAAGGTCGAGGCCAGCGCGGGCGCCCCCCAGATCGCCTATCGGGAAACGATCACGGGTTCGGCCGAGGGCGAGGGAAAGTTCATCCGGCAGTCGGGTGGCCGTGGTCAGTACGGACACGCGGTGATCCAAATCTCCCCCAATCCCCGGGGGAAGGGCGTGGAAATCGAGAACAAGATCGTCGGCGGGGTCATTCCCAAGGAATACATCCCTGCGGTCATCGACGGCGTCGAGGAGGCCATCAAGGGTGGCGTCGTGGCCGGCTACCCCATGGTCGACGTGAAAGTCGCGATCACTTTCGGGAGCTTTCATGAGGTCGATTCGTCCGAACTGGCTTTCAAGATGGCGGGAATTTTCGCCATGAAGGAGGCGGTTCGGAAGGCGAATGGAATCATCCTGGAGCCGATCATGAAGGTTGAAGTCACCACGCCCGACGAATATCAGGGCGACATTCTGGGCGATCTCAACCGACGGCGCGGCAAGATTGCCGCGATCGAGAACAAGAGCGACGCCACCATTCTGCGGGCCGATGTGCCCCTGGCGGAGATGTTCGGCTACGCCACGGCGGTGCGTTCGCTGTCCAAGGGGCGGGCCGCCTACTCGATGGAGCCGTCCCACTTCGAACCGGTTCCGGCGAGCATTGCCGCCACGATTCTGGAATCGGCCAAAGGAAAGCCGGCGGCGCGGAGCTGA
- the rplB gene encoding 50S ribosomal protein L2 has translation MPVKTYRPLTPSRRFYTVSSFAEITKSKPEKSLVVIRKKTGGRNVHGRVTARGIGGGHKQKIRLIDFKRRKLGMDAEVVGIEYDPCRSARIALLKYADGEKRYILAPNGLQVGQKVRNGADAPVEVGNCLPLKNVPAGMSVHAVELTPGRGGQIVRAAGGAATVMSKDGGFAQLRLPSGEIRRINETCMATIGQVGNLEHENIILGKAGRARWLGRRPITRGVARNPVDHPNGGGQGKSKGGGGWQQLTSPWGVLAKGFKTRKKTKPSDRFIVVRRDGRQPKLK, from the coding sequence ATGCCGGTCAAAACATACAGACCTCTGACGCCCTCGCGGCGGTTCTACACGGTCTCCTCCTTTGCGGAGATCACCAAGAGCAAGCCTGAGAAGTCCCTTGTGGTGATCCGGAAGAAGACCGGAGGCCGCAATGTGCATGGGCGGGTGACAGCGCGCGGGATTGGAGGCGGGCACAAGCAGAAGATCCGCCTGATTGATTTCAAACGGCGCAAGTTGGGAATGGACGCCGAGGTGGTGGGAATTGAATATGACCCCTGCCGTTCGGCGCGGATCGCGCTGCTCAAGTACGCAGACGGGGAGAAGCGGTATATCCTCGCGCCCAACGGCCTGCAGGTCGGGCAAAAGGTCCGTAACGGGGCCGATGCGCCGGTGGAGGTGGGCAACTGTCTGCCCCTCAAGAATGTGCCGGCCGGAATGTCCGTGCACGCGGTGGAGCTGACTCCGGGGCGCGGTGGCCAGATTGTCCGAGCAGCAGGCGGGGCGGCCACGGTCATGTCCAAGGACGGCGGATTCGCCCAGTTGCGACTGCCCTCCGGCGAGATCCGGCGGATCAACGAGACCTGCATGGCGACCATCGGCCAGGTCGGCAATCTTGAGCATGAAAACATCATTCTCGGGAAAGCAGGCCGGGCGCGGTGGTTGGGGCGCCGTCCCATCACCCGCGGGGTGGCTCGCAATCCGGTGGACCATCCCAACGGCGGAGGCCAGGGAAAGTCCAAGGGCGGTGGTGGCTGGCAGCAACTGACCTCGCCCTGGGGTGTGCTGGCCAAGGGTTTCAAGACCCGCAAGAAGACCAAGCCGTCGGACCGATTCATTGTCGTGCGCCGTGACGGGCGCCAGCCGAAGTTGAAGTAA
- the rplC gene encoding 50S ribosomal protein L3 yields MIGLIGKKLGQTRVYDAKGNIVPVTVVQAGPNYVVQRKTVANDGYNAVQLGFGPQKDHRLTKAMTGHLTKAKVPSLRRLREFRDFSVDVQPGDTVGVSLFAEGDHVDAIGITKGRGFEGVVKRHGFRGGDMTHGAKGWHRRPGAIGQRLFPGTVMRGMRMPGHMGQVRRTVQNLRVVKVLEADQILLIRGAIPGASGEYVIIREAKKRPKASAQ; encoded by the coding sequence ATGATCGGTCTCATCGGAAAAAAACTTGGCCAGACGCGCGTCTATGACGCGAAAGGCAACATCGTGCCGGTGACGGTGGTCCAGGCCGGACCCAATTACGTCGTGCAGCGCAAGACGGTGGCGAACGACGGGTACAACGCCGTGCAACTGGGATTTGGGCCGCAGAAGGACCATCGTCTCACCAAGGCGATGACCGGGCATCTCACCAAGGCCAAGGTGCCTTCGCTTCGCCGCTTGCGGGAATTCCGGGATTTCAGCGTGGACGTTCAGCCCGGGGACACAGTGGGCGTCAGCCTCTTCGCGGAAGGGGACCATGTCGATGCCATCGGGATCACCAAGGGACGGGGATTCGAGGGGGTCGTCAAGCGTCACGGATTCCGCGGCGGCGATATGACGCACGGTGCGAAGGGCTGGCACCGTCGTCCGGGCGCGATCGGACAGCGCCTCTTTCCGGGAACGGTCATGCGTGGGATGCGGATGCCCGGCCACATGGGTCAGGTTCGGCGCACCGTGCAGAATCTGCGGGTGGTGAAGGTGCTCGAGGCCGATCAGATCTTGTTGATCCGCGGCGCGATTCCCGGCGCCTCCGGTGAATATGTCATCATCCGGGAGGCCAAGAAACGGCCCAAGGCGTCAGCTCAATAG